One Festucalex cinctus isolate MCC-2025b chromosome 1, RoL_Fcin_1.0, whole genome shotgun sequence genomic region harbors:
- the LOC144000463 gene encoding uncharacterized protein LOC144000463, with protein MSERTTPKYEEELFGVKEENEQHFQPLDDVCEQPRIVLHAADVAEKYLRPDQEDMKPPNVKEEEEHPYIEEEEKPVRVKEEEVEDDVTKSPMTFAPLKSEDEVKGESEEGRGAEK; from the exons atgtcggagagaacgacaccaaagtacgaggaggaactctttggagtcaaagaagagaacgagcaacattttcaaccgctggacgatgtttgcgagcagcctcgaattgtgctacacgcagcag acgtcgctgagaaatatcttcgtcctgaccaagaggacatgaagcctccgaatgttaaagaggaggaagaacatccttacatcgaagaggaagaaaagcccgttcgtgtcaaagaggaggaggttgaggatgacgtcaccaagtcaccaatgaccttcgcccctttaaagagtgaagatgaagtcaagggtgagagtgaggagggcagaggggcgga